Below is a window of Xiphophorus couchianus chromosome 1, X_couchianus-1.0, whole genome shotgun sequence DNA.
gctgcagctgagagaCATCCACCTCCAGGCTCTCATGCTCGCCGTCCAGCTCATCTCCCACCACAGACACTTCACACGAGTCCAAATTGTGCATGATCTCCTCTGACACAACTGTCTCTTGAACTGAAAGAAACccagcaaaaaaggaaaaaaaacccaacacttTAATAAGACCTGATACTGCTATGTTTTAGTTGGGTTTTTAGGTTTCTTTAGAAAATGAATAGCAACAGTCACCTGCTTCTACAAGTAAGAAATGCTGGTCAGTTGCAATAACTTGTTTTAGCTGCTTAAACAGGCAATGGTAAATGAGCAACTTGAAATACCTAATCACAAACTGACCATATTGGGAAGAAAGAGAGAATCTTCATCAGCACAAACTGAGTGTCTGCGTTGTGTGGCATTAGATGAAGTACTATAATTAGGTAATTGCTGGGACATTAAGGAGCACTAGTGTGGGTTTTGTATCTGCAGCATCAATTGTTCATCTGAGCTGTGATGCTAAatctaaagaaatgtttatgatGAAAATTGTGTGCAAGATTGTTTTATGATGGATGTCAAACTGAATTTCCTACAGTATTTGAAGTatatttcacagtaaaacaaggcaaaagCTAGTTATAAATGTTTCTATATTATTTAAGAGTTGCATAAAAGGTAAGAACCTGCCATCTGATATTAATTTGTCTAGATTCAAAGCTTGAATATGCAGTCTAGCTTTAGTtgcaacaaattaatttctccGGCAACTacaattaaatgatttttaacattGACTGTGACCTTGTTTGCTGTCCGGTCATGAGAGTTGGGTCAGATTAAAGCAAGTAAGAGCAACAGATCTTACTAAGCCCCTTTTGTCCCATATGGCGTGTTGCTCACAACAGCACATTGTACCTTAGTGTGTCTGTGTCGGCTCTGGAGCATGTCTATTGTCCTTCCTCGTCTTAACCCATGTGGAAGCCCGACAGATGGCACGGCTGGTCGCTTACCACGCCCAGAAATAAACAACTTAGCTCTGATTCCGTCTCATTGTGTCTGTACAGTTCCCTCATCCTCCAGGCAAAGTTATTGCCAGCTACAGTATCTCTACACTGTTATAAATCATTTCTGCAGAGCCTTTCAGCCTTTCAGGTTATTTAACCAAGAAGAAAACATATCAGCAACAACTGAAAATTAAAGCTCGGACCAAGATATTCACTccatataataaataaatatacagacAGCTGAAGCTACACCAACACTCTGGTTAAAAACATGTCTGActgctttctttttactttgactaaatattttactaattttctAAACTATAAGGTCTCTTAAGGTCCAGTTGTCCCTTACCTGTGGGGTCATCGTCAGTGCCTTCTGCTGCTTCAGACTCTGCGTCGGCCTCCATTTCCCGGGTGATGGTGCTGACAATGCGAAGCTCGGGGAACAGAGTCACGCCTTCCTGGCTCTCAAATTCAGCGGCGCTGCGGGCGAAGTGGTCAATGCCGCTCAGGCTGATCTTCGGCTCCTCGGGCTGCAGCACCATCACGTAGCCTTCAGCGTCTGGCACCGCCACGCAGGCGTCCTCGTTCAAACACCTGGCAAAGAGTTGACAAATACCCTAAAATCACGGTCGTAAATGAAAGAGTCCCTGTTCTCTAATTTAGTGTACATGCTGTCCACTCACAGGCTTCTGAGATAAATTACGTTTTGCTTCTGTTACTTACTTGACAGTGGTGGAGATGCGAAGGTGCCTAATGCCTGGGGTTGGGAACTGGCGGGAGTTTAAGTAGGAGATATGCTGCATGACTTTGTCAAAGGCGCCGATGTCGTCGCCTTCCACTGTCAGAGAGGACTGGTTGGGGTTGAAATCAACCTAAGTGAAGGAAATGAAGTAGGAGTTTAAATAACTGAAcccaaaagtttatttatttacctaaaacagaTCTTCAAGTGTAAAATCCCTGGAAGTTGTACGGATTCGCCTTTACAACAATGTGCAGACACATTGTTGTAAAGGTTACTTATGAGacaattaaaaatttatttaaccCTTATCAGTCTGCTTTTCAGCATCATTAAACCCTTCTAGTCACTTCCTTCTTTTATAATTCACATAGAAAGGCATCTTGTGACAGAAGAACAGccttcagtgtggaagttgttactaATAGAAGAAGACCTGCTTCTTAGCTGTGTCAATTACAGTTGTGGTGCTTAAAATAGTGTCAGAGGAAGCACAAACATGTACAAAGTTCTTTAAAGGGAAACAattttgaaagtgtttgtcATTTATTCATGCTGCAAAATGTGGAAGAGAGCAAGACTTTtggcagataacaggaaggctgaacagaGTACAGGAGAGGGGAATGGCTTTATCATTTTGACAAGTCAATCTCTGCCTGATGGGAGACAAACTGGATTATAAGGCTCCATATTCTCTAGAGAATATACTGTGGTTGTAATGTTAGCCATGCCAAACAAGTTGAGgccatttttcacattttaaaatgttaacatcacaattatatttgtttttgttctgaaaatTCTTGTTTAAGTCCTATTTGCAgtgatctctctctctcacacacagtaAGAGTTTGCCTCTGCTCTGCTCACAGCAGTTCTGGTATCTTCCTGTATTATATTCTAACAAATTACATATACTATGTaagatattacaaaaaaataaataaatcagtgcgGTGGGCAAAAAAAGtcactacaaaataaaacagctacGATCCGTGTGGTATGTCTTTAAAAGCAACTGACCAGCCTGCACGAGCCACTCTGCTCCCTCACCTTCACCGCTGAAGCTACTTCCTCAGGCAGCTGCACATCCAGGCCTTCTTTGCAGGTGTACAAACAGTCGATCACCTTCTTGTTCTCCAGCTTGCCGGAGCGGATGATCAGGCCTGCAAGGTTTCCTCGGAAAAACTGAGCCATTCGGGCATTCCCGCCTGGTTCAGAAAGTAACAACACGAAAATAAGTGAGTTACTAAAGAGGGGATTTCAATGTTTCAGAGCTGACTATGGAAGCGTGCTGTCTCAATGAGCAAAGCTGGCATGAATGAAGTTCATGCAAGTTAGTATATGCCCCCCTTAAAGGCCCGAGGCCTGGAGGATGAGACAGGCAGATGATGGATGAGCTTATGTATGCCTTCAGCACatgcaacatttaaatcaaTGAAGTGGAGCTACGAAAGTACTCTGGATAAAGatattacaacaacaaaaagacataaaggagaggaaaataaaaataaaattatctgcTTTTCTCAGCAAATTGTGACAAACGACGGAACTTCAAGACGGGAAAATGTTGATATTgacaaatataatatataatactgAGCTTTAATTACTGCAGGGTTAGCCCCAAACCGTACATCCCTAGGTCAAACGAACCTTCAGCCATCTGCGTATTTTTAGTCAACTGCAGGTTTGTTATCTGATATGCAGGAGTTTCGACAAGGTCACACTTGACGGTATGGACGAAAACACGCAGTCGGATCGGAGTTGTTTTTGTGCTCtttatgtttctatttctgTTCTGCTGGAGACAGAGTATTGGCTGAAATAGAGGACAAACCTCCTGACTGCTGAAGatctaaataaatcattaaaaaggtggtgaagaaaatgaaaaaaaaaaaaacataacaggtAGGATGGCATCACAAAACTTATACACAGCCAATCATGCTGTAAAGAGGGTCGATAAACAAGCAAACAACAATCTTTGCATCTAGAATGTTCCTGTCATTCTAGTTAAAATGGCGTGAAGATGCAGTTAAGCTGTTAGCATGGCGGGACGTTCTGGACACATGGACATGTCTGAGGAGGAAGGGAAAGACTTAAGCAACCTGAGGTGGTCTCAGGGCCCGCCTCAGTGTCATTGTCATGTCCCGAGTTTTCTGTGATTGGACGGGAAACGAGAGAGCagggaaagagagaggaaggaaggtTGAGGATTTTTGCAGGAGAGACTACAGATGCTACAGAATAAAAAGATCATGCCGCATCAGTAGAGATTCCCAGGAAgagtaaaaacaacatttagtgACTAAACAAAACGCAAAACAGACTGTAAAGAGTACTgctagatattttttatttatttcatcatcATACAGTGCTTtctgaaagtattcacacctcttgaacTGAAATTGAATTCAAAATTCTATTTATATCATAGTATTATGTCAGATAAATTTGTCTGTTTCACTCTATGTAAACCAGGATCTTCAATGACTGTCACTGATAGACACGGAGGTGTATCTCCAGGACAGTGGGTCTACAGGATTGTGTTGGAAACCTCTGAAATAAACTGTGAATGCTTATTAAATAACTTGAAGGGAATCAGAGTGTCTACCTTGCCAGCAGGCGCCAACTGTGAGCTGAGTCTCGATCTTAGAGGGGTGCAGTGGGTAGTCCTCTGTGACCATGAAGGGCTCGAAGGCCGTCCCATccacaaacagagaaacagtGGGGAACTCCACGTTGAGCACATAATGATGCCACTCTTTGTCACACACCTGCAAACATggcagtaaaaaataataataaaagagttGAAAAGCTGTACGAGCACAAACAGGGCTCGGTTTGAGAAGTGGCGGCTGACCTGGTCGAGTTTCCAGTGGAACTCTGCTGGTTTGTAGTTCTCCGCCTCGGACGGATCCTGGCGGAGGAGAAGGATTAGCCTGCAGTTGTGAACGTAGAGGGAGTAGTGATGTCTGTTCATATCTGCAGGTAGGAAGAAAGAGGAAACGATCAGGTTTAGACCCTACTCTTCATTTAATCTCCTGAAAATGTGACatcttaaattaataataatttaaaaaaactaacattacTTTGTTCTCATTAGAGCACCAAGATTTAACGTGTGGTGACCCATAAGAGCAGGATTTATGCTTTCGTGACTCTGTGCTAAAGAGAGGTCACGGATGGTGCGCTGACATCACAAGCCTCAGAGCGTCCTGTCCGGGACACAGCCGTTCTGATGTAATCCTTCTTATATGAGCAGCCGAACCGAAGCTGACGAGCCGCCACGGCCGCCTGCTCACTGATCACACCAGagactttacagaaaataagatcAAGGCAGCCTGTGACTGATCATATAGTCTCTAAAATAAAAGGAAGCGCAGTCAGTGAGCAGAGGTGAGAGTGAGGGCTTGCACACTCCAGTTGGCGCAACACAAACACTGATTATAACTGTGGCGCAAGTCTGAGCCAGAGATACGATGGCTATTTTAATCCCATGAACTAGCAGACCAAGTGTGTGGCGGTAATGAGATGCCGAGGGAACTTGTCACAGGTTTGACCTCAGATACTCAGCTTTCAGATGCActgacctaaagaggaacgatctagagtcagcTAGATCAGgtctgaaccttcagagacacataaagataATTACAACattggccttctatcacctgaagaacaacGCTGACTTTTGTTAATCTGATCAGAGCGATGCCGTTTTTCTGCAGCGTATCAGATTATCATAGACCTCTACCTGTTTTGTCTGAGTTGCAGAGGATCGTCTCCTTTTCGTGGGAGCCGGGTCCGTGCCTCATCCACACAGAGAGGGTGAAGGGCTCCTTCAGGTTGGTGTTCACCAAACCATCGGGCACCTTGATGGCCTGGGTGCCGTTGAACTCAAACACCTGGTCACTATCGTGTCCATTATCAGTGGGCAGTCCCACCGTCCAGTTGGCAGAGCTGCTCGGAGCAGGAAGGAGCTCCACGGTGCCGGAGCTGGCTCCTAAGATACGACGACGGCAGAAGCAGATTTACGTATCTACACTGGATTCTGTTTTGTGTACTTATGCTTTAACTTGAAAAGTTAAAGCATCTGTTCCCTTTTTTATAAGGGAACAGATGGAAAGGCGGATTAAATGAGTGATAGAGGTGAAAAACAATGCctaacaaaaatattcaccCCCTAAACTCTGTTTGCATGTTGTCACATGACTACAGTGTATTTTATGTGCTTGCTCAACACAAAATTTTACGCAACTGTAAAGAGGAGGGAAAGGAAACATGGCTCTCAccatttctgaaatgaaaatctggggaaaaaaaagacatacataTGTATTCTACCTTCCTCAATGATCATCTTTCTCTGTAATTATTCTGCAAGTCTTGTTGGTATCCCTGGCAACTGAATGTGAGTCACTCTCATCTGATCAGATCTTTGCCCTTTTCCCCCAAATCGACACTGAGCAATGAACTGATATAATTGGTTTCTGGGTCTTTTAGGATGGATTGTGAAATATGTTCTATTCTCATCTTGGTGGAAAAAGACGTGCCCTGCACTTTGGAATAGCTAATTAGGTGACTTTGGAAGgaaactggatttattttattgagactACAGGAGGGCGACATATTCTACTCtcatttttgcataattttctttccacctcACAACTCTGCGTttgtaaaatgtagaaaagctCAAGAAAAAGAAGTCCCGCTTTGAGTGCAAATTATTAACATTTCCAGCGGagcgtttatttatttaccacaCAGCTTGTGCAGTGACTTCTCAGAGTACGTGTCACGGTCACAGCCCTTTCCGATGTGGTTGGTTTCCAGTTCAATACTGGCCCGGACAGAGGTGATGGGCACATCGCAGGTCTCCAGGTGCATGCTGGGGAAAAGAGCCAGGCTACCGGTGCCCGGTTCATACTCAGTCCTCTTATTGAAGCCTGAAAACCAAGAGAAAAGGAGAATTGAGAGATTAAAGGAGTGATAATCTGTGTAGAGTTGTAAAATAGTATGGAAAGTGTGACTTTCATACCTTGCCAGCTGGGTCTGCAGGTGGGCTTTATGCTGATTTTGACCAACACATCTTCAGAAGCTCGGTTCTTCCCGCAGTCGTAGGCGGTCACGGTCAACTTGTACATGCGCTCTTTGCTGTAGCTCAGCTTCTCAGTGTTCTTAATAAAGCCTGATAAGGCAAAAACAAAGGGGAATAAAACTCAAGTTTCAACCATTTTTCTGatgaaactgacatttttctaaactataaagatgtaataaatataatacCCTCACaaacagtccaaaaataaaTCGTTGACGtaaaggaagagaagaagatggatggcCACTGTTGTTGAGGTGCCATTTTGAACTGTCTTTAGTTCCTTCTTATCTATTGAttcttttgtgttattttttcaacaaagaaaTATGAGAAACAGACATAATGAGAAAATACCAACCACCCTGGATGATATTTGCAGAAGGCTGCCATTGCTTGCGctgaattttaaatgaaaccCTTGTGGTGTCAGTTTGTACACAAATCAATGGACACCTTGATCCCTGTCAATACAATCCATTATCTCGGCTGCGCGCTGATCCGTTTTCCAAGCGGGGAAAGACAAAGGCACGCTCCTTCAAGGTCCTCACCGTCTTTGTCGATGGTGAAGGGAACATCGGGCGTGACAATTTCGTAGCTGCAGATTTGGCTGAACTGGAAGGAGCAGTCGGCATCCACCGCCTCCACCTTCAGGATGTTGTCGTATTTCTTCCCCTCGATCACGGTGGCTTTGTACGTCTTCTCCTTGAACACTGGGGAATACTCGTTGATGTCGTTCACCTGGATGTGGACGGTCGCCCTGAGAGGAGCAGGAACACGGTTGGCATGTTTTATCAGCAACAAGGATTTCAGTAGAAGCATCTCACTATGCAAAGGAAATTAAAAGATCTATTTATGTGTTTACCAGGAGTTTCGCTCAAATTGAatacaacaaattaaattttcagtttctgtttaaattgtttCTAAGAGAGGAGTTGTAGTGAAGAGcagataaaattaattattttctattgtGGATTGAACTTTATTACCCGGCTTCTACTGCTACTAAAAGACCCGCAAGCGTATCGGCTGGCTTCACGTCAAGCAGCAAGATGTTACCTGCTGATTTATCCTCTGTTTAGTCAGAAAAGGCTCACTCTGGAGAATCtctttataattataatttctttCAAGCAATTCTGTAATTCTACTAATTATTTCTTATTACTTTCATCCTGTAAAAAGTTATATAAAAATTGTTATTACAACTTAATACAGTTTACGGTAATTGATCAAATGTCAAAgccaaaaaaacagcataaagcTATCCATCGACAGCATAATGAAGCACtacatttgcaaacaaaaacgtaaaacattacaaaataagcaacaactATTTCACTATTTCACAGACTAAATATACCTAAAAATACGAGCAGTGGACATAGTGTTAGCGTGACCGCAGGAACCAAAATCTACGGTCTTCCTTATCTTTGCTTTTATTGGTCCATCCCATCAATAAGAAGATAAATCTGGCTCCTCGATTGGCTCCTTTGCAAGCAACATCCAATAGCGTGTAAAGTAGTgagtaaaaatgtctttgtgtaTATTTATACAGTTACTGCATGTAATAATACAGTAAATCTGTGAATGTTAAAGTCTATAAACAGACTGTGCAATAAATCAAATCAGGTATCCTCTGACGTGGCCAAGCTTGACTCACTTGTGTGATTTCTTCATGTTGGCGCCATCAGGACCCTCTCCACAGTCATAGGCCTGGATGGTGAAGGTGTGCTCCTTCTGCAGCTCACAGTCGAGCTTCTCCTTGGCCCTGATGACCCCCTCGCCAGTGGACTTGTCCAGGACCACTGCCTCGAAGGGGACGTTCTGCCCGTGGATCCTGAAGCCGCAAATCTCACCTGAATACGTCAGGAGTCAAAAGGAAATTTGCTCAGAACAGTCGATGAGAGATGCGACATCAAATTttagataaaatgaaaaaaaaaaaaaaataaataaataaatagcgttaattgtgaaaaaaatatccacgcaaaaataaacaaacagccaCAAATTTTGGGAACCGAAGGGTTGTAGGTAGAGAAGTGCATGGAGTCTGTGGAGGAAGCCAAACCGCACATCATGTGGGTGAGTAGTTGGGGCGAGGGTGTGGGACATTTGAgataactttgttttaatttccaaGCCACTTGAAAACCAGTGCATCCAGTCATGCAGGCGGAAACTGAAAAAAACGTGGACAGGCATTTCACAGGAGCACTCAGGATGTTGTAACAAACAGAAGTTGTGAaacagagctttaaaaaaaagtgaatacaAAGATAAaggcatataaaataaaaaaaaaattaaacataaaggTGATAAAACACCAATTCATCAATCAACCCCCTCCACCCACCaataaaatctgtgaaagaaaaaaataacacttccAGTAAGTAGTTTGAACCATTTAAAGAAAGTCTTCCTGTGTAATTCTGCCTGCCTCTCATccaaaaacaactgcaaaacaaacccagaaaTCATACGGAAACTAAACCAGCACGATAAAAggatccaaaacaaaaagcactgGATGAGAACTGGGGTTAGAAATATCAACTTGCCTGACATCCACATCAAATGACTGCAGCCATGCTAATGGTTGGGATTAGTGGCAGAGAATTAAACTCAAAAGAGATCCACTGAGGCGAGGGATGCAAAATACAGAAGCTTTGCAgcgaagagaaagagagagtttGCATCGGTTAACAATCTCAGCAAATTCACAGAAATCTGCAGGAGTTGCTCTCAAATACTTGTAAGAGGAAAAGCCCAATGATGAGCACATGTAGCACCTTCAGGAaatctgtgtgtatttttatcttttattggAGTCAAATTCAGCTGTAGGATTTAgcttcaagacattttaaaagctgcCATGGTTATTTTAATTGAACTTGCTGGACGAAATGGCGCCAAAAAGACAAGAGAACTCCTGTTTTCAAAGGTGGTTTTTGTGCTCGAGGTGACAGCTGATACACTGTTAGGGTCTGCAAACTGCAATGGATGTCTCATGCACAGATATTTCTAAGAGCAGTCAGTCCCCACATCACACTTTTCATCCAGCTGTTtcagctctttaaaaaaatagtcaagGTGAGGAGGGGAGAGGGGGAAAGAACCAGCGAAAAACAAACGAGGAGGTCAATTACAGAGCATGATAGGAGTTTCTGTGTAAAACGTGTGGATGTTGCTTTTTATGTTAGTGGGTTAATcgtaaaagaaattaaaattaaaaataagcacaaggcagaagaaaaaaaaagcccacgATCACCTTCTTCGGTGAGGGTCACCTCAAAACTCTCTACATGGAGGGGAGAGGAGATAAACCCAGATAGGAAGAAAGTTAGAAGACACGTTGAGGAAAAGAAGAGACATTCTTGAGCTGTACACTTATACAACCAACATCAGAAAAGATCATGATAAGGAGAAGGCTCTCTccgaattaaaaaaaaagtaaattttaaaagcacataagtttttttttctcctggaaATGACAATAAGGTTACAGATAAGAATCCCACTTTCCAGAGACTGTATGATCACACTCTCAGGCTTTGGGTGAGTCATTTATCTTCTTTACAGATGGGTTTCGCCATATTATAAGCAACATTTCATACAAACTCTCTGGAGGCTTCTGTGAAGGCCTCCGTAAGTTCTCTTCGGGGATTTTTTAGCCCTTCGTGTGCTTCAGAAGCAGGGATCGGGGAAGCCATATTTTATCCAGCGGTatctcaaatttaaaatttattcgcaaatgctaaataaatacataaataaggCAAATGTCTTATTAATGTCAGCTTTTATGTTCagtaaaagtaaatttaaagcACAGGTGAAACAATATTCTAGTAAACTGCAAACAATGTAAGTCCCAAGTTATAAACTGAATGATACTACAGTTGACcaggaaatatatttattctgccatgttgtttgttttgtttagttttttttatgcaacCTTTAGAAACTATTTTATTGAAGCAAATCATGAGGAAGGAAAATAGCACCAGGACTGCTGTTGCTAAATGTGGATCCTAAATAAagcaaacttttcagatttgtatctgtggaaaaatttaaaaatctttactttCTGCTACACAATTATGCACTTTTTTGCATCTTcctatcacatgaaatcccagtaaattaaatttaaatatgcGCTTATAACCTAACAAAACGTGGAAAAATTCAAGGGCTACGGATACTTTTAAAAGGCACTGTAGCACATGCTAACTTAAACCGCAACTCTCTTACTGcaaacatgaatttattcaCTCTGATCTGACTTAAAGGCGTGTATTTGATTGGGCCTCTGAGCGGCCTGTGGGTCGGCTTAACGGGGAACCCTCTTAGTTGGCACAGATGGAGGGAATCTGGCGTGATGGAGCAGATCACCCCTGCCGCCACGTGAAGCCAGACTGCTTGCTCTGCCTCcaaagaggcagagagagacagagacagttCACAGGGACACACAGTCCGTTCATAAACGCCACTCATCAAAAGGGGAGCCCCCGTTGAAAGAGGTGGGTGCACCAAGCTGTGTATTCAGCACTAATTTGCTGTGAAAGGAGACAATCATCATGCAGAGAATGAAgcgttttattctgtttttgcaggCTTATCGGTAAAAACAGCGACAGTGCGGAGGTCCGCTTTAGCGGGGCCGTCACCTTCCTCTTCGCTTATGTCGTCTGTTTTGGTTGAAAATGTGGAAGCTGAAGCCTCACGGGAATTCAAGACGAGTAATCCTGGATTAAAATGATCACATGAGGAGCAATAAAGCAGATAAAAGACCGTGCAACTCATCTGCTGCTTTAAGGCCCTACCAAAAGCCAATGCTGATGTGATTAAAGACACCGggaggaaatgtttttctcataaCATTAAACTCATAAATTGTGGCTCCCCTCtgggaagaataaaaaaaacaaaaaacacttaaaaaacaattttgatcTGATAAATCAAAAGGGACAATCTTGCGGTATGGCAGCCAGATGTCCATCAGTATGAAAGGCAAGTCATAAAAATCTTATGGTTGAGTCGCATGTGTGTACCACCGCAGAGAACGAAACCATAATTAAAGCAACAAGGTAAGATTTAACGGTTCCTGACCTCCTCATGCTGAGTCAgctgctgttttaaatgttaaaaaaaatcaaacagtttATCTCAGATTCAGTCATCATGGGAAGAATTAAAACTTATTAAAACACGCAGAATGGTGGAAGACCTTCATACATTAACAATGATGCTTTTGTGATTTCAAAGCCTGGCGCTCAGAATAGATCAGAGGATCTGCTTCCGTGTTAAGAACAGCTGTCTTTCTGTCTTATTTGGGAAGAAATAATGAATTTGacaaattaataattcattGTCGACCATTAATAATATATATCAACTATCTACATCTGTGAGTCACACAGTTGTTTTGCATAATATTGCTTTCTCTTTCATTTTACGACCTGAAGGTGATCTCAACAGCAGGGTTGGTCATGAGCTGGCGAACGAGCGGCAGCAGCGTTATGCTTTCTCTCTCACCTGCGTAGCGTAAAGGAGCGTCTTTGTCCAGCGCAATTAGAGGGGGGTCCAGAATAACTTTGTCATCGTTCTCCGTCACAATCCCATGGTACGTCGTCTCGATCCACGGCTTGTGCTTATTGACTGTGAggaagcagagaaagaaaacatcagcCAACAAACGACGACGACGGATAACAAGCTGATCATAGCTTCGCTTCGGTGGAAGTGgacatattcagatttttttgtggcgacttttttttttttttaccaagtttCTTCCTATGCTGGAATGACTTTTATCTCCTCCATCCTGCCATGCAGCATGGATGCATTTTTAATGAGTTTAGGGATgcttttaatgttatttttagacGTGGAGAGACAACCTGCAGCAAAAACCAGAGTGCTGatgaggagctgcagaagaaTTAAATCCCTTTTTGTGTTACATCTACCCTCTTCCGTATTACCTTTCAACCTCCAGAAAGGAGACCAGATTATTTCAAGATAATAGTAACTGAgagggttttttccccccacatatTTAACATTCAAAAGACAgattcactgtttttgtttagctAACTGCAGCAGACCAAACAAGTAGATGATGAAGACACGGTCAGGTTTGGGGTTCTGTCCACTTGTCTGCATAGGAAGCCTCCCAGCTGCAGACAGGACTCAGCAGGAAAAGCTGCAGTGAGTGACATATTTGGGCCGGATAAGAAAACAGGAGGAAGGCAGCTCTCTTACAGTCAATACGCCCTGCCTCCACCACGAGAGGGAACAATGGCGTTAAAGTGCTACTGATCTGCAGACATGATGCTAACACTTGGAGACAACAGAGTGAG
It encodes the following:
- the clstn1 gene encoding calsyntenin-1 isoform X3, which encodes MRFRGNKQFASAVGLVLGLLCAVEAAKVNKHKPWIETTYHGIVTENDDKVILDPPLIALDKDAPLRYAESFEVTLTEEGEICGFRIHGQNVPFEAVVLDKSTGEGVIRAKEKLDCELQKEHTFTIQAYDCGEGPDGANMKKSHKATVHIQVNDINEYSPVFKEKTYKATVIEGKKYDNILKVEAVDADCSFQFSQICSYEIVTPDVPFTIDKDGFIKNTEKLSYSKERMYKLTVTAYDCGKNRASEDVLVKISIKPTCRPSWQGFNKRTEYEPGTGSLALFPSMHLETCDVPITSVRASIELETNHIGKGCDRDTYSEKSLHKLCGASSGTVELLPAPSSSANWTVGLPTDNGHDSDQVFEFNGTQAIKVPDGLVNTNLKEPFTLSVWMRHGPGSHEKETILCNSDKTDMNRHHYSLYVHNCRLILLLRQDPSEAENYKPAEFHWKLDQVCDKEWHHYVLNVEFPTVSLFVDGTAFEPFMVTEDYPLHPSKIETQLTVGACWQGGNARMAQFFRGNLAGLIIRSGKLENKKVIDCLYTCKEGLDVQLPEEVASAVKVDFNPNQSSLTVEGDDIGAFDKVMQHISYLNSRQFPTPGIRHLRISTTVKCLNEDACVAVPDAEGYVMVLQPEEPKISLSGIDHFARSAAEFESQEGVTLFPELRIVSTITREMEADAESEAAEGTDDDPTVQETVVSEEIMHNLDSCEVSVVGDELDGEHESLEVDVSQLQQRALEMSSSNLGLVITGVNTMANYEQVLHLIRYKNWHTEALFDRKFKLVCSELNGRYISNDFKVEVNVIHTSNPVEHANNAMVQPNFINPVHHASVDLSGHNLVNAHQASVVPSAATIVIVVCVSFLVFMIILGVFRIRAAHQRSMRDQESGKENEMDWDDSALTITVNPMETYEDQHSSEEEEEEEEESEDGEEEDDITSAESESSEDEEGGEPEDQQRTSRQQQLEWDDSTLTY
- the clstn1 gene encoding calsyntenin-1 isoform X1, with the protein product MRFRGNKQFASAVGLVLGLLCAVEAAKVNKHKPWIETTYHGIVTENDDKVILDPPLIALDKDAPLRYAESFEVTLTEEGEICGFRIHGQNVPFEAVVLDKSTGEGVIRAKEKLDCELQKEHTFTIQAYDCGEGPDGANMKKSHKATVHIQVNDINEYSPVFKEKTYKATVIEGKKYDNILKVEAVDADCSFQFSQICSYEIVTPDVPFTIDKDGFIKNTEKLSYSKERMYKLTVTAYDCGKNRASEDVLVKISIKPTCRPSWQGFNKRTEYEPGTGSLALFPSMHLETCDVPITSVRASIELETNHIGKGCDRDTYSEKSLHKLCGASSGTVELLPAPSSSANWTVGLPTDNGHDSDQVFEFNGTQAIKVPDGLVNTNLKEPFTLSVWMRHGPGSHEKETILCNSDKTDMNRHHYSLYVHNCRLILLLRQDPSEAENYKPAEFHWKLDQVCDKEWHHYVLNVEFPTVSLFVDGTAFEPFMVTEDYPLHPSKIETQLTVGACWQENSGHDNDTEAGPETTSGGNARMAQFFRGNLAGLIIRSGKLENKKVIDCLYTCKEGLDVQLPEEVASAVKVDFNPNQSSLTVEGDDIGAFDKVMQHISYLNSRQFPTPGIRHLRISTTVKCLNEDACVAVPDAEGYVMVLQPEEPKISLSGIDHFARSAAEFESQEGVTLFPELRIVSTITREMEADAESEAAEGTDDDPTVQETVVSEEIMHNLDSCEVSVVGDELDGEHESLEVDVSQLQQRALEMSSSNLGLVITGVNTMANYEQVLHLIRYKNWHTEALFDRKFKLVCSELNGRYISNDFKVEVNVIHTSNPVEHANNAMVQPNFINPVHHASVDLSGHNLVNAHQASVVPSAATIVIVVCVSFLVFMIILGVFRIRAAHQRSMRDQESGKENEMDWDDSALTITVNPMETYEDQHSSEEEEEEEEESEDGEEEDDITSAESESSEDEEGGEPEDQQRTSRQQQLEWDDSTLTY